The Thalassolituus oleivorans MIL-1 genome includes the window ATGGATGCAGAAAAAGCCCAGCGCGACGTCGAAGCGATGACCCGTGACACCATTGGCGTAGCCGACTGTCCGGTCGGAAACCTACCCGTAAGCGAACGTGAACGGGAGGCCGGCGAGTAATCGCCGGACGAGAGCCGTGGTATTTATCACCGATAAACTCGAACAAAATCGCCGTGCACAACCTTTGTGTACGTCGCGTTTTGTATTCGATCCTAGTGAGATCGAAGGCGCTCTGCGCGCTAGAATTATCGGCCAAGATGAAACCATCACTCGCTTTAAGCGTCAGCTCAGCGTGGTTAAAGCAGGGCTGCAAGATGATCGTAAGCCACTATTAAGCACCCTATTTTTAGGCTCGACAGGTGTGGGAAAAACGGAATTTGTCCGCACCGTCGCTAAAGCCATTCATGGTAATAGCGAGGCTTTTTGTCGCATTGATATGAATACCCTATCGCAAAGCCATTACAGCGCAGCGATCACTGGTGCGCCCCCGGGTTATGTTGGTAGTAAAGAAAATTATTCATTATTTAATGAAGACCACATTGCAGGCACGAGTACCCGTCCCGGCATCGTTTTGTTCGATGAAATCGAGAAAGCAAGTGCCGAAGTGGTTCGTAGCTTAATGAACATATTGGATTCCGGTTCACTCACCCTCGCATCCGGTCAGAAAACGCTGAAATTTAATAATACTTTGATTTTCATGACCAGTAATATTGGCGCGATAAAAACTAAGACGTTCATATCCAAAGCTCGACAAAGCTTTTCTCAGAAGTCTAGAAAGGCAACTTTTATTAGAGCGTTAGAGCGTCATTTTGATCCCGAATTTATCAATCGTATTGGCAGTGTTAATTGCTTTAACGATCTTAGCATGACATCCATTCCGGATATCATCGAAAACTTAGAAGCGGAACTTAATCAACGCTTAAAAGCCCGCAATATTGCTATCGAACTTGACCCATCTGCGCGCACCTTAGTGTGCTCTGCTGGGTTTAACAAACGCTATGGAGCTCGCGATATTCAACGACAGTTCCAAGCACTTGTATTAGAGCCACTCGCTCAATTTTTACTCAGCGCTGCGGATGATCAATGTCGATTTATCTTCGGTACTGCTACAGCCAATAAAATTACGTTTCAACCGACCTTACTCAACGAATTTTCACGTACGAGTAAACCAGTGGCCTCTCGGCCGTCACAGGAGAAGACCCATGACTGATACCATTATTAAAATCGATTTAAGTAAATCAGCGTACGATCACGATAATGTTCACAATCGCTGGCACCCTGACATTCCTATGGTTGCTAAGGTGAAACCCGGTGATGACTTTATCGTCGAATGCTTTGACTGGACAGGCGGACAGATCAAGAACGACGACGACGCTTCTGACGTGCGTGATGTCGATTTATCTCAAGTGCACTTTTTATCTGGTCCTATTGCTGTTGAAGGCGCACAGCCCGGTGATTTATTAGAAGTCGATATTTTAGACATCGGTGCATTTACCGAACAACAATGGGGCTTTAACGGCTTCTTTTCTAAAAAGAACGGCGGTGGATTTTTAGACGAACACTTCCCTGAAGCACAAAAATCCATTTGGGATTTCAACGGTATCTACACCAGTTCACGTCACGTACCGGGCGTTGAATTTGCTGGTATTTTACACCCAGGCCTAATCGGTTGCTTGCCATCACGCGATATGCTGGATAAGTGGAACACGCGTGAAAAAGAATTGTTCGACACTGATCCAGATCGTACGCCAACACTTGCTTGCTTGCCGTATGCACCGACAGCACACATGGGCCGCATGCAAGGCGACGATAAAGCTGCAGCAGCTGCTGAAGGTGCTCGTACCGTACCGCCACGCGAGCATGGTGGTAACTGCGATATTAAAGACCTAACCCGTGGCGCAAAAATCTACTTCCCAGTATATGTAGATGAAGCCGGTCTATCGGTTGGCGATTTACACTTTAGCCAAGGCGATGGCGAAATCACCTTCTGCGGTGCAATTGAAATGGCTGGCTGGATTCACATGCGTGTGAATTTAATTAAAGACGGTATGGCTAAATACCAGGTTAAAAACCCAATCTTTAAGCCAAGCCCATTAGTACCTAAGTACGACGACTATTTAATCTTCGAAGGTATTTCTGTTGACGAAAATGGCAAGCAGCACTTCTTAGATACCACCGTTGCGTATCGCCAAGCCTGTTTGAACGCCATTAACTACATGGAGCTATTCGGATTCTCGCGTGCTCAGGCTTACGCCATTATTGGTTGTGCACCGATACAAGGTCACATTAGCGGCGTGGTCGACGTACCGAACTCTTGTGCGACCTTATGGTTACCAACCGATATCTTTAAATTCGATATTAAGCCTAACGCTAATGGCCCGACTAAATTCCTCGACGGCTCGGTCGATATTCCACTAGCGCCTGATTTGGATTAATAAGGGGAATTAAACATGCCTTTATACGATTATAAATGCACTCAGCATGGTGTTTTCCAAGAACTTGCGTCAATGGAACACCACGATCATCCGGCTAAATGCCCACAATGTGCGCAGTTATCTGCGCGTGTTGTGATGATCCCACCGCATATTGCGGCCATGATTAAAGAGAAAAAAGAAGCCATGGAGCGTAATGAAAAAGCGCAACATGAACCCGACTTCATGACCTCAACACAATTTCATGAACGGGAAAAAGAAAAGCAAGAGCGTGCCGCACACGGCAAACACAAAGGTTGTGGCTGCGCGCCGAAACGCCCGAGCAATTTATTGTGGACCGCTGATGGAAATAAAATGTTTCCGTCTATGCGCCCGTGGATGATAAGTCATTAATGTCTAGGGATTAGACATACCCCGCAATGCCCTTTGCCTCGGTTCGCCGGGGCTTTTTTGTTTTTTGCGGCTAACGCCGTAGGTTTTTTTCCCTAGAGCAAGCCCAATATGAATAGAAAATGTATTCTTTTCTGTAGGAGTCACTCAGGGAGCGCCAGCGAGCAGTGACGAATTAATACGCGGAAAATTACATCGCGACTACGAACAAAAAGCGTTCGTTGAATCGCTCCTACAAATCAAAAATCCGCTTCGAATTCATCAAGCTTCAAGCATATCGTCTCGTGCGTCTGCGCCAGCAGCTAAAAAACCATAAACAGCATCCAAAAAAAAGCGGCCCGAAGACCGCTTAATTTAATTCACTAACAATTACGCTTCGCGACGCTTACGCTGCGGAGGACGTGAATCACCACGTGAATCATTACTGCTACGTGGCTTGCCACGACCGCCAGCACCACCAGGCTTGCCTGAGCCACCCGCACGACGCGGTGGAGCAGAGCGACCTGTTGATTCAGGAATGTCACTTTCTTTGTAAGTCTTGATGCTCAAAGGACGACCACATACGCGTGCTTTACGCAGGGTGTTCATCACTGGTTCTGGCATACCTGCTGGTAAATCGATCACAGAATAATTTTCAAAAATTTCAATGTGACCAATAAAACGGCTTTCTAAATCGGCTTCGTTCGCGATAGCGCCAACAAGGTTACCTGGCTTCAAGCCATCGTCGTAGCCAATGCCAACCATGTAACGTGCCATCGCCATATCAGGGTTACCTTTTAATGGCATAGGCGAAGCGCTGGCTGGCATTTTGCTGCGTGGAGCACCACGTTCGCGTTCACCACTGCGCTCACGACGCTCGCCACGTTCTGGGCGGTCGCGTGATTCACGGCTATTTTGTTCTTGCGCACGTTTTTGTGCACGTGCATCTTCTTGTTCGTCGATGAACAATGGCTTATCGCCTTGCACCATGCGAGCAATCGCGGCTGCAACATCCATCGCATCCACCGGGTGTTCGCTCAAGATCTTTTCGATCATTTCGCGATACACTTTGTTTTTCTCTGGGTGCAGGCTATCTAAAACGCGTGCTTGGAACATAACACGACGTTTTTCGTTAACCATTTCTGCCGATGGTAGTGGCATTTCTTCAATAGGCTGACGAGTAGCACGTTCGATATCACGCAACATACGCTTTTCACGGCCACGTACGAAGACAATGGCTTCACCATTACGACCGGCACGACCAGTACGACCAATACGGTGAACGTAGGATTCGGTATCTTGTGGAATATCGTAGTTGATAACGTGGCTGATACGCTCAACGTCCAAACCACGAGCGGCAACGTCAGTTGCAACAATAATATCCAACTGGCCTGCTTTTAAGCGTTCTACCGCTTTTTCGCGTTGTGCTTGTGGAATATCACCGTTTAATGGTGAACATTTAAAGCCGTTACTGACCATAAACTCTGCAACTTCTTCTGTTGCTTGCTTGGTACGTACGAACACCATCATGGCGTCAAATTCTTCGGTTTCGGCAATACGCAATAACGCATCATTTTTATGTGCGCCACCGACAAACCAATAACGCTGACGAATTTTATCGTTGGTCGTCGTTTTGGTTTCGATTTTTACTTGTACTGGATTATTCAGGTGAGTTTCAGCAACACGCTGAATCTCACGCGGCATAGTCGCAGAGAATAAAGCAACCTGACGGCTGGCTGGGGTTTGTTCCAGAATCCAGTTTACGTCGTCGATAAAGCCCATGCGCAGCATTTCGTCCGCTTCGTCTAGAACAACGGCTTTAATATCAGCCAAGCTCAACGTACCGCGACGTAAGTGATCCATTACACGGCCAGGAGTACCAACAACCCATTGTGGGCCACGTTTCAAATCACGTAGCTGGCTGCCGTAATCGGCACCACCATAAATAGCAGTTACTTCAATGCCCGGCATGTGACGGCTATAGGTTTTAACGGCTTCAGCCACCTGTTGCGCCAGTTCACGCGTTGGTGCTAACACCAATACTTGTGGGCTTTTAAAGTCGGCTTGAGTGCGAGCCAAGATAGGTAATGCGAACGCAGCCGTTTTACCGGTGCCGGTTTGTGCCATACCCAGTACGTCTTTGCCTTCAAGCAATGGCGGAATACTGTGTTCTTGGATAGCAGAAGGAGTTTCGTAACCCAACTCTTCTAGAGTGCGAAGAATAGGAAAAGGAAGGCCCAGGCTTGCGAAGCCTGTGCTGATTGTATCGGTCATATTGTCACCTGTGTGCAGACGGGGAAGGGCTTTGCCGCTAACTGGTTAGCTCTGCTAACACGCTGCTGACACGGGTGAGCCCGACTCATCATTGTTCAAAAGGGCGCAAAGTATATAGGAAATTTTACGCCACTGCTCAGGTTTTTTTCATGTAAACGAAATATTTACGTGATAACCCTACTCTGCCTCTCTGCAAAGCACCATAGGATGCGTATAATCGCGACCTCACTTAATAGGAGTACGTATCGTGCTGAAAGTTAACGAATATTTTGACGGCAAAGTAAAATCAATCGCTCTGCAAACCGCGACTCTACCGGCCACTGTCGGCGTAATGGAAGCGGGCGATTACGAATTTGGCACGAGCCAGAAAGAAGTAATGACGGTTGTTTCAGGTTCTATGGATGCTTTGCTGCCTGGCGCCACTGAATGGGCAACCTTTAACCAAGGCGACTCATTTGAAGTTGCCGCCAACGTAAAATTTCAAGTGCGTATGGCTGGTCAAACCGCTTACTTCTGCACTTACGAGTAAGCCGCTTAAAAAGAACTAAAGGCCATTTAATGGCCTTTAGTTTTTTCTAACTTTAAC containing:
- a CDS encoding pyrimidine/purine nucleoside phosphorylase, with protein sequence MLKVNEYFDGKVKSIALQTATLPATVGVMEAGDYEFGTSQKEVMTVVSGSMDALLPGATEWATFNQGDSFEVAANVKFQVRMAGQTAYFCTYE
- a CDS encoding AAA family ATPase, with the translated sequence MVFITDKLEQNRRAQPLCTSRFVFDPSEIEGALRARIIGQDETITRFKRQLSVVKAGLQDDRKPLLSTLFLGSTGVGKTEFVRTVAKAIHGNSEAFCRIDMNTLSQSHYSAAITGAPPGYVGSKENYSLFNEDHIAGTSTRPGIVLFDEIEKASAEVVRSLMNILDSGSLTLASGQKTLKFNNTLIFMTSNIGAIKTKTFISKARQSFSQKSRKATFIRALERHFDPEFINRIGSVNCFNDLSMTSIPDIIENLEAELNQRLKARNIAIELDPSARTLVCSAGFNKRYGARDIQRQFQALVLEPLAQFLLSAADDQCRFIFGTATANKITFQPTLLNEFSRTSKPVASRPSQEKTHD
- the fmdA gene encoding formamidase, whose translation is MTDTIIKIDLSKSAYDHDNVHNRWHPDIPMVAKVKPGDDFIVECFDWTGGQIKNDDDASDVRDVDLSQVHFLSGPIAVEGAQPGDLLEVDILDIGAFTEQQWGFNGFFSKKNGGGFLDEHFPEAQKSIWDFNGIYTSSRHVPGVEFAGILHPGLIGCLPSRDMLDKWNTREKELFDTDPDRTPTLACLPYAPTAHMGRMQGDDKAAAAAEGARTVPPREHGGNCDIKDLTRGAKIYFPVYVDEAGLSVGDLHFSQGDGEITFCGAIEMAGWIHMRVNLIKDGMAKYQVKNPIFKPSPLVPKYDDYLIFEGISVDENGKQHFLDTTVAYRQACLNAINYMELFGFSRAQAYAIIGCAPIQGHISGVVDVPNSCATLWLPTDIFKFDIKPNANGPTKFLDGSVDIPLAPDLD
- a CDS encoding DEAD/DEAH box helicase → MTDTISTGFASLGLPFPILRTLEELGYETPSAIQEHSIPPLLEGKDVLGMAQTGTGKTAAFALPILARTQADFKSPQVLVLAPTRELAQQVAEAVKTYSRHMPGIEVTAIYGGADYGSQLRDLKRGPQWVVGTPGRVMDHLRRGTLSLADIKAVVLDEADEMLRMGFIDDVNWILEQTPASRQVALFSATMPREIQRVAETHLNNPVQVKIETKTTTNDKIRQRYWFVGGAHKNDALLRIAETEEFDAMMVFVRTKQATEEVAEFMVSNGFKCSPLNGDIPQAQREKAVERLKAGQLDIIVATDVAARGLDVERISHVINYDIPQDTESYVHRIGRTGRAGRNGEAIVFVRGREKRMLRDIERATRQPIEEMPLPSAEMVNEKRRVMFQARVLDSLHPEKNKVYREMIEKILSEHPVDAMDVAAAIARMVQGDKPLFIDEQEDARAQKRAQEQNSRESRDRPERGERRERSGERERGAPRSKMPASASPMPLKGNPDMAMARYMVGIGYDDGLKPGNLVGAIANEADLESRFIGHIEIFENYSVIDLPAGMPEPVMNTLRKARVCGRPLSIKTYKESDIPESTGRSAPPRRAGGSGKPGGAGGRGKPRSSNDSRGDSRPPQRKRREA
- a CDS encoding FmdB family zinc ribbon protein; its protein translation is MPLYDYKCTQHGVFQELASMEHHDHPAKCPQCAQLSARVVMIPPHIAAMIKEKKEAMERNEKAQHEPDFMTSTQFHEREKEKQERAAHGKHKGCGCAPKRPSNLLWTADGNKMFPSMRPWMISH